The DNA sequence CTAATATGAGATGCAAGGCAACCTCTAGCCAGAAAACTAGAAACGTGCAGACCAAATAACCGACTGGACCAAATACTCGACCGGACCCAATAACCGACCTGGACCCAATAACTGACCGGCACAATAACTGACCGATTCTCAGAATTCCAAGTTTATATAGTTTCAAAAAACAGAGACaatcattttcagattttataacagttttgttgaaatatatttgtaaaagcGAAAGCAACTAAAACTCACTCCAAAATGTTATAAATAGCGGGTTCTGCTGATATTTTTCTAATTTCTCAAACACAGAATCCTTTACCTCTTCCCTAGCAATTCTCATATCGTCCTTGACATCAGAGAAGACCGTTGGTTGTATGAAGTACCCCTCCTCTCCTGATCTTTCACCACCACACTGTAATGTCGCCCCTTCTTTTTTACCTGCTTCGATCAGACTTAGTATCTTATTGAACTGTTCCTCGTCGATCTTGGTAAATAAAATATCGggacaaaattaacataaaacatcatcaaagtgCGGAAACGGCAAATCGCTAGCGGTTGACATCGTTTAACATAGTCTTTGGATTCTAGTCGAAGGTGCGATTTCCATACTGCCATAATGCAATGGACGTAAAGGGATCAACCATGAGATTATTTTTTACAGTTAATCATGCAAATTCGCCCTCCTAATTCGAATTTTGATGCAACTAACCATCAAATTCATTACAGCTTAGTAGCGCCGTTTCTCAGGTGagattttataattaaaaatatttgtctcATAGGtgagaaataaaataacaaaaagtgacaatggacaatcatcctatgaagtttgaccattaGGAGATCAAGCATTATTTAGCTATTAGTCTACTGACTGACTAATCGAAAACAACATACCTCATCTTCTTTGATAGGGGCATACTAATGAAGACATTTGTtcgatttttagaacattttaatTGTTAGTGCAATCATCAGTAAAGCCACATAACTATAGATTATTctagattttttttacttttgccaAGGTTTGGTTTTAAAGTGTATTTTTTCTATAGCACTGGCTTAAATAGTTCTTCCTGTATTTTAATTCGAAACAAACCCTAGATTTAAGAATGTTAAGAAAGTTGGACAACGCGGAGACGTACTATAGAAAAGATTTGTTAACGTTTTAATagaagcaaaattttaagaagtaTTTAAGTTTCTAAAGGAATTAATAGTCTTCGTCTTAAATCCCGTCCGAATTCATACGCCCGCTTAGTAAACAAATTAATTACATTATAGCAATCATGTCTGTTGTTTACATCATTCTTTTTCTGAAAAACTAGACACTTGTTTTCAGCAACTGATGGAGTCAGAATGTTGAAATAAAcactgtatttttaattttctaatcAAGTGACAGCTGTAATGATCTGCCAAAATAAACTAAGGAAACAAAACTTACTTACATGTAGTTTGGAAAATACACTAAACGTTCCTTAAACTTGTGCTTGGcatttttacttgaaataactTAATACATCGCAACAAAAACAAACCGATTAAAATCACACGCTGGGAAAATTGAATGTAAGTGATAACTTAGACATTCTGTCTTTTTATGTTGTCTTACCTGCGGTCCTTGCTGGGTGAGAGCATCGAAAGGGTCCCCAACCTGTCGAATTGTTGCTATCTGTTTACATTTAGCAACAAACTCGTCATAAATAGAAGCCTCTACATACGTCCTTGACCCTGCACAACAGTTCTGGCCGTGATTGTTCATGACAGCTGCGTGGGCCCACATAGCTGCATCATCGACTGTATGAGAGTGAAATATTACATGCATGTATCTTTAAACGACACTAACATAGCATAAGGTACCTGGGAGGCAGAGTGTTTCATGCGTAACTTCCACCAACGACCATCTGAAGTTAGGGTCCGAATCCCGTATCAAACGAAACGCGTTATTTGTTGCATATAGTACATAAAACGGTATTGGGTGCACATTATATCATTAGTAAAGCAcataaataataaatgtgcaCTGTAAAAATACTTGATATTTAAATACGATACATTATACACAGAAACAGCCATAATAAACAGTTATACGATAAGTACATATATTCAGttagtgaaaaatataaaaacaataaatcaaAAAGCGATGCACTATCAGAACCGGGCACCCTCACCGAAAAAGTAATAATTAGGTACAGCGTAAAAACACGAATCGAAAGATCGCGAGTTCATTCCCTGGGCGCGGCGTATGTTGTCCTTTACGACCTGACAGAAGGCACTGTGTCTGCAGTCATTTGTCATCAGGCTTTGtgtcatgtggggaaattggcagtcaAAAGACACCTTTATGTTAAAGAATCACTATTACACAATTGGAAATGAAGACAACAAAAAGAACCCAAGACAAACATACACACTGGTttgatagaattccgcttaagccggtgccagaGACATGCGAGGTATTGCATACTAGTATTTCAATAtcgctcatgaacagactaaattaaACTAAGTATGCCATTGTTTCTATGCTTTCATGGAACTTTCTTAAAAagtttattaactatcacagcagTAGACTTAACGTGTCAAGTGACGACCATTGAAAGTCACCCTGTACTTCTGACCGTTTTACtcactttttataataaaattcctcttaagccagtgcttAGGGGAGGTGTTGttgaattttcattgaaatacaaaaacagactcgatcaaaccaaaTCTGCTATTAGCATGCTTGGTTTCTTTCTATGGTTTTAAATTATCTTCTTGAAGAATTTCATTTTGACAACCATATTTCTATGCTAGTATTGCAGTGTATGCCGGGGCTGACTATTAACCTGAACCGTTGTCCTGAATTCCGTAAAAGTCACACCTGTTCTCCGGGGGTAACTGACAACAATATGCGACTTCAACTGTAGTGCCATCGTCACGAAATTCATTCACTGAAGTAGTGATTTTCTAGATTTGAAACACTGTACTCAAGACAttcagaaaagtgtttaatttaCATAAACTGTGCAAGTTTCAAATACCGCATTGCTATTTAATGAATTAAGCATACGGTTTGatgtttcatgttttttttatattaatccaACAGTAATAaaagattttatcattttatcatgatGATGTTTTCACCTTGATGTAACGGTTCAGTCAgattaaaatatcatattcaatGAAATCAACAATCTTGAAGTGAAAACAAACTGtgaaattaaaattatgttttgctcATATCATAAGATTAATCAAGCTTATGAAAATACCACTTCTTAACAGGAACTGACACATGAAAAGCAGCTGATGCAACGAACTGCACATTTAACACATGCAGGTGAGTTTAATGACGCTTTTATTAGCACTTTATCACCTATATATATCCAATGCACACCTTTCTCGAAGATTGTATTATATTTAGATGGCAACTTTGAATATAGAAAATCCGCATCAAACAAAATTAAGCTGACTAAATATATGTAAACTAATAATTGCGCTTttagagctacattcacaattaaatttcatttatagCAATCATTAGTCAACTTACTTCAagcttaacaagagggccaagatggccctatgtcgctcacctgagtaacacacaataacagtgtaaacatgttttacctagtgattttatgcagacaaatattctgattaattttcattaagattggaccgaaaaacgtggcctctttagtgtaaacaagcttattctttgatttgaccctacatgacccacatAAAAATTCATCcaatatttcatgcacacaaacattctgacaagtttcatgcacatcaaataatcaagagtgttaacaagcttttcctttgatttgatcgggtgacctagtgtttgaccccatatgaccaagtttcgaatttggcctggatattatcaagataaacattctgaccaagtttcatgaagatagggtcataaatgtggcctctaggttgttaacaagcttttcctttgattcgacttgatgacctagtttttgacccgagatgacctagtttcgatccaggcctagaaatcatcaagataatccttctgtgcaagtttgtatcaaatcaaagcataaatgaaacctctatatggctgaaagggccaaactagaaaattttgcccctttcaggggcagtaactccaaAACCCATGtcggaatctagccggttttcgaaaggaattaAGATATTATTGTAACTTAAGTTGTGTTTAAGCGTGgttaaaatcaaacataaaatgtcacttctatcgtgttcacgatgtaaaaattaacaagtgttggctcttttaggggtcaatcagggcCCGTAACTCCGGAACATAAGATTGGATCTGACTGATTCataatggaatccaagatttattgttgttgaagatatttttaaagtttgtttcaaatcaaaaccataaatgaagtctctatatggctgcaaaagccaaaattttggccctttaaggggccattactgtAGAGCCCATGAGGGGagctggccagttttcgaaaggaaccgagatattatgccaatacaagttgtgtgcaagtttgattaaagttgattgcaatatgtggtctctatcgtgttcacaagccaaaaatagcaaattttggccctcgAAAGgcgccgagatattatgccagtacaagttttgtgtaagtttcattaaaattgattgcaaaatgtgatctctatcgtgttcacaagaaactgtgaacggacggacggacggacgatggaggatggacaaaatgcgatcacaaaagctctccatgtcactacgtgacaggtgagctaaaaacgtagtCGGATTACTAGTACTATTTTTACAAGAGAAAAACTCTACTAATACGAATCTGTTAATTTTATAGTTACATATATACTAGGTTgtaatgttcatattttgaaacaGGAATATGgttctaatatatctttaaaacattaaacaattttaaGTAGCTAGTAGGCAAGATGATTGTGAGTCAAATTAGCGACCTTAACTTCTCGACTACGGAATCCTCTTCCACTTGTCTTATCTATAACGTAAATATAAAAGAATACCACGAATGTTTACGTGTAATGGCCTTAAAAATGACACAGCATCATCATTAAGACGTTTGTAATAACTATAGATACGAGTTTTGTTAATATCTAGTACTTTTGGAAATGCAACCTGGTCCCAATTTCACACAAAacttgcttagctaagtctgttatttcaaatgcttgtttttgccctttatcttcactgttgactttttcatctatatcagaaccgtatatgactatttcatagataaaaacacaacaattctgaattttacagaaaacgaagaATAGAAATAAGCAAATATTTCGTTATAACATGCTAGAAATATCATATctgcgtgactgaaataagttcTGCAGATATATACTACTAACCACAATGCAATTTAGATATAGAtaattgttacagaaaaaatcaatattaaataccaataacttaagcaatagcacgATTTTAGAATAACAGACTttactaagtaattacttaaggtttttttcgtgaaattggggccaggtaTATTTATTGATATAGGGTAAAGATATAGAATATTATAATTTCAGCTTTGCATACACAGGGTATCTGCTAAATCACAAACATAAAACGAGATAAATCTGTCTATGATTAAATTTTTGTAGGTGCAGTGTCAGTGCAAAAGAATTAAACTGCATATGATTGGCATCTGACACCATTTGCATGAACGAACTAAATTAAGGACAGTGACTTCTGTGTTTCATGGAACTATTTGGTTTTTAAAGATGCAtttgatagtaaaaaaaatgATGGTTACATTTGATGGTAACATCTGATAGTTACATTTGATGTTTACATTTGATGGTTATATCTGGTGGTTACATTGGATGGTAACATTGGATGGTAACATTTGATGGTAACATTTGATGATTACATTGGATGGTAACATTTGATGGTAACATTTGATGTTTACATTCGATGGTTACATTTGAAAGGTTATATGAAACAAGAAAGTTCAATTAATTGTACACCCAGCGAAAGAATGGAGcataaactattataaaatactaaaaaattgtattaattaaGAGGCAATAACCATCATGTAAATAGGTTAAATGAAAAGACATCTGCAGTtttgtatttgagccgcgccatgagaaaacctacgtAGTGGGtctgcgaccaacatggatccagaccagcctgcgctttcaaagcctattgcaattagagaaactgttagcgaacagcatggatcctgaccagactgcgcggatgcgcaggctgatctggatccatgctggtcgcaaacccactatgttgtgcGGCTCATTTGATGATGAATAGAAACGATATAGATATTCCTGCACGGGACAAGCAACATTGCAGTTTCTAAATCATTAAAGGGCTATTAATCTGGTGTTTAGAATCAGATCATAAAAAAATCCATCCAGTTAATACAACCTTTTAcatgaaatttcaaatgtatCCCAAAGAATCTTTCTGAATATTGTATTACATACTATGACAAAATAAATCAGGAGAAATGACTCTGACCAAACTTTGTTATGTCCACACCATTTTCCGGGAAGAAGCACCAGTGAGTTATTCAACATTACTAACTATTTCAAACACATGAGAAAGCATAGTGGTTGGATGTAGAGAAATTTGTATACTGTCCAGTCCCGCTGTTTTTATTAGTTGAAGAATCATAAGTCTACAACTTTTATTGGCTCTTAAAGTGGGTCAAAAGTTGGCTTTACTTTCCAAAGgaaagatatataaataaaagttttacacGAAATTCATCTTAAAGTGTTCAATGTTACAACTATGACGATTTAGGTATTTCCACTggttaatgaaaattaaaatcgCAAGCAAAAATACCACTAAAAGACTGTCAAATCTGTGTTAAATATATACTAATATATTATATATCGCTCACATTGGAAGGCATGTTTCGTATTGCCCTTGCAACTTTCAAACAATAATCTCACCTAAGGAATTACTGTAAACTGCGAAAGTGAGAAACATTACATACAGAAAATGGATTTCATATAATCTTAAAAACTTAACTCACTAGTGTCCAAAAATAGTCCAGCAATGTGTTCGCGTATAAGTAAGGATCAAGGGCTTGccattatttactttaaaaaagttCACCAAAGGAGGCTATACTTACTGTTAGCGTCCGCGAAGATAATAAAGGGGCTTTTGCCACCTAATTCAAGGGATACTCTCTTCAGGTTGGACTTGCCAGATGCTTGCATAATGAGATGACCAACCTGGAAAATAAACCATCGTATACTTTAACGAAAAAGAAAAACGTGAAATTAAAGTTACAAAAGCGCCTCCTGGAGTGATGTTTCCAAGTCAATATGATTGTGGTATAACATAaaaaagactttgaaaaaatattataataataacaataataatagtaaaataataatagataaCGAGGTTGCTACGTTCATTTTGGAAACATGGTTGAGAGATTTCTTtgtctggaaaaaaaatgaacaatttatggaAACGCTAAAGTCATTTAAGGGGCAATTTCAATCATCATTACCTCGGTAGAACCGGTAAAGGCTATTTTGTTCACATCCATGTGTTCAGAAATTGCAGCACCGGCAGTCGGTCCATATCCTGGAACAACGTTCACCACTCCCGGCGGAAAGCCAGCCTGTTCAACATAAATACTGTAACAATGATTCGTTCATAAAAGGTTCATTGTTTCATCTGATGGAAGTAAGATTTATGATATACTTTTCTGCATAACTGTCTGTATACAATAACTGTCCTGTTTTATCGTTCCGcgtacattttgtttttacaaacgttatagaaaaaaaattggatAATCTTCCCTACTGGCCATCCAGTCAGTGCGGTTTATACAAACTAGATGGCCTAACCTATTTCAAATTTGAGTGAGCATGCCATATAAGCggtattatttcaatatttccatACTGTTACATAAACGGTTCTTTCGACATTTGGGGAGGCCATAATACTGCAGTATGTAAAGATAATTTTAACCCCTCACTTAAAACTACATAATGCATGCGTTTTGCCATTTTCTAGTTTcaagaaaacaagagctcgtagaacacgaaatgccccccttgatgcattcagtaattacacaaggaacagaaattgttcggtcactgtgcacaaaagttctactgttcttggtcaaagtgaccttgacctttgacctattgacctcaaaatcaataaggatcatctatGATAAACCTccatattaagtttcgtgatcctaggcccaagcattctcaagttatcgtccagacaaattttaactgttccaggtcaatgtgaccttgacctctgacatactgacctcaaaaacaataaggttcatctgctggtcatgaccaacctccctatcaactttcgtaatcctaggcccaagcgttcttgagtaatcatccggaaaccgtcaaactgttcctggtcactgtgaccttaacctttgacctactgaactcaaaatcaataggggtcatcggCTGGTCATGCCCAagctccttatcaactttcatgatcccaggccaaagcgttcttgagttatcagccggaaacagtttaactgttctgggtcattgtgacctttgacctactgaactcaaaatcaataggggtcatctgctggttatgactaACCATCCTATCATctgtcatgatcctaggcccaagcgttcttgagttatcatccggaaacagatggtctacagaccgaccgatcgacatctgcaaaacaatacaccACTCCTTCTTGGGAGGGGGCATAATAAATAGCGTTTATACGCAGATCTAACGGGTGTTATGGTAGGATAAAGGTTAGAGAAATTCAAAAGCGGAGTCCAAATGACCTCTTTTATGAGGGAACACATAAACAAAGCTGTAAGTGGAGTCTGCTCTGCTGGCTTCAGAACCACCGTGTTGCCGCAGGCTAAAGCAGGTCCGAGCTTCCATATAATCATCGGTATAGGGTAGTTCCACTGTGAAAACAAAACCAATTGTTATATTAGTAACATATAAAATATCGTAGGCAGTCATGTAgtctataacaagagctgtctgatgacagcgcgctcgactattcgaagaactgattgaagaatggggtcaaaatattaacacagatattcagacaaaagaaaaaaatagattagacaaacaatgttccagtatttgtggatttcaataagtcttgcactaaatggcaatgtgtgaaccaatttcaaagtccaaaaagggccataattcagccaaaatagttgtcagagttatgtactcttgcctacagatggaaatcataatgataaacaagtgttcaaagtttaaaagctatatgtcaaatagttttgacaaaacatggacttgcatgaaaacagaacagatttccaagtccaaaaagggccgtaattcagccaaaatagatgatagagttatgtactctttcctacagataaagactattataataaataagtgataaaagtttcaaagccatatgtcaaacactttacacaaaatatgaactggtacgaaaaccttaaccaagatttctaagtagaaaggggccataattcagccaaaatccttgatggagttatttacatttgcctataactggtcatggtgatggtaaacaagtgttgaaagtttcaaagctttatctcaaaagactttgccaaaatgcgaactggtacgaaaaacttaaccaagatttctaagtcaaaaagggccataattcagccaaaatccttgatggagttacgtactcttgcctataactagacacggtgatgctaaacaagtgttgaaagtttcaaagctttatctcaaaagactttgccaaaatatgaactggtacgaaaaacttaaccatgatttctaagtcaaaaggggccataattcagccaaaatccttgatagagttatgtgctcttgcctacaactggccatggtgatggtaaacaagtgttaaaagtttcaaagctttatctcaagagactttgtcaaaatgtggactggtacgaaaaacttaaccatggtgtgacgccgacaccgacgccgacgctgtggtgagtaggatagctctacttattcttcgaatagtcgagctaaaaaggcataTTCAACCATTCAAACGGCTTATAAAATTATATTGAGAATActgaagtaattttgaatttatttaatgATTGGACATTATATTACCCTTCTGACGACACACTACAATATTGCAATAATACGAAAAGTAGCAACATGTAAGCTCTATATATGCAGGGAAAAGCCATTCATATTAACATGCCTACAGATTCTTAAATAATTAAACTTCTAACTCgcgacaaaaatgaaattttgagaaCGTTTATATATATAGTGAAACATGTAAAGTAAGACTATCattagtaaataaaaaatatatgatttctcAAGGAGGTtgcttatatatttttatgatttcatcaTTTATCTTTACCGGAATAATGGCTCCACAAACACCAACTGGCTCATGCTTTGTAAAGGTGAAGAAAGAACCATCTGCGGAAAGAAAATACAAATGTCGTGCACTGTTTAACACTTAATTGCGCTATTGACGATCGAGAATAAATCTCGGACAATTAATCAACTACTAAATTTGGTTGCGGTCAACACAGGCCTGCAGTCGTTTAAACGAAGAACTGTTATTACAGTGAcgatttcataaaatgtttatttactaaaacatatttacaaataaaacatatcagCACTTTAAACTCTATTTCACTAAGGACACTACCTGACTTCCACTGTATGGCAACGATGTAAACAAACgaatttttatatatcaaaatcatcaaaacatcgttaaataaacaaatgacatttatGGTAGTTTGTTTATTCAACATTGCCGTATTTTTCTGTAACCAGTCTTCAAAAagcctttgaaaaataaatttaccaAAGGGTACATCTTGGGAAAGTTTTCTAACTGGACTTTTCCCTTTGTTAAAAGTTACAAAATCAATCCAATTGTAATTTACGAAACATTCTAAGAAGGTAAATTCAACAGGAAGAGCCACATTCTAAGAAGGTAAATTCAACAGGAAGGGTCGCGTTTCAAAAcgataaattcaataagaatagcCACGTTGTAAGAACGTATCCTTCCCGACAACAGTTTATGAAATGATTGACATCGCTTAACTCCCACTATATACCAAAGTTGTAGGACATTGTTAACAGAAGTTAACCCAGCCTGAAGAATCCCCAGCACACAGAGTACTACTAAA is a window from the Mercenaria mercenaria strain notata chromosome 7, MADL_Memer_1, whole genome shotgun sequence genome containing:
- the LOC123554004 gene encoding aldehyde dehydrogenase 1A1-like, whose amino-acid sequence is MAEPIRNPDIKFTQIFINNEWVNSKSGRVFPTINPCNGKKICDVQEGDKADVDDAVKAARAAFKRGAPWRKLDASKRGQLLNKLADLMKQNMSYLASLETLDNGKPFLDAKEDIEFGIETLQYYAGWADKICGKTIPVDGSFFTFTKHEPVGVCGAIIPWNYPIPMIIWKLGPALACGNTVVLKPAEQTPLTALFMCSLIKEAGFPPGVVNVVPGYGPTAGAAISEHMDVNKIAFTGSTEVGHLIMQASGKSNLKRVSLELGGKSPFIIFADANIDDAAMWAHAAVMNNHGQNCCAGSRTYVEASIYDEFVAKCKQIATIRQVGDPFDALTQQGPQIDEEQFNKILSLIEAGKKEGATLQCGGERSGEEGYFIQPTVFSDVKDDMRIAREEIFGPVQSIIKFTDINDVIDRANDTTYGLAAGVMTKDINKALMMSQNLEAGSVWVNCYDVVKAQTPFGGFKQSGHGRELGEYALQEYTEIKTVTINFPEKNL